The Sphingobacteriales bacterium DNA segment CCTTGCTGTCGCGTCCTTTCTGCGAATTTTCGCAATATGCAGCCAACCCGTTGTATCTGAGTTTCTTTTTTCAAGCCAAAGGCAACGGCGATATTCCCAACCCGCCCGACTCGCTGGTTTTGGAACTCAAAGACAATCGCGGAATATGGAACAAGGTGTGGGAAATGCGCGGCGAAGCCTTACAAGCCTATTTAGATACTTTTACGATGGTGAGTTTTCGTATCAAAGACGATTTGATTAGTGACGGCGGCGATACAGCCACTTTTTATGCCGATGATTTTCAGTTCCGCTTTCGCAACAAAGCCACTATCACCGGCTACAACGACCACTGGCACATTGATTATGTGCAGATTACGCCCGATTCGCTGATGCAAACTTCCTTGCAAGATGTAGGCTTTATTTACCCCGCAAAGCCTATGTTGAAACGCTATTGGGCTATGCCTTGGAAACATTTTATTGACAATACAGACACCGAATATTCCGAAAACATACAATTTACGCTGCGCAACAACAGCAGTGTATCCAACGGCGGTATTCAACTGAACCTGCGCACCAGCGAAATGTGTTCGGGAATGATACTCAAAGATTCGCTGTATCGTACTGCTCCTGCATTAGAGCCGCTTATTCCTTATATTATTGATTATGCCGAAGTAGCGGGCGGCACGGTGCCTTTGCGCCGCAATATCGTATTCAATGACGAAGACTTTGACGACCGCCGCGATGTGGTATTGCGCAGCGAATATTATTTTGATGATGGCTCCGGTGCTTTAGATGTAGATCAGGTAACACAAGACCAAATATTTTCTAATTATTTTGCTTATGATGATGGCTCGGCAGAAAAAGCCTACGGCTTGCAGGGCGCAAGTGCAGAGTTGGCGTATCGTTTTTATCTCAACAAACCCGATTCCATTACCGGCATCAAGGTATATTTTACAGATATTGTGGGCGATTTGGCAGCCAACCGTTTGGAATTTAAAGTATGGAAAAGCATAGATTTTGAAGATAATCCCGATGTTTCCGACTCCACACTCTATGTGAGCAGCGAAGTACAATATCGCCTTTCGGAAAACGAGCGCGACTGCTTCGCAAAATACGATTTCGGCACAAAAATTCCGGTGGACAGCGTTT contains these protein-coding regions:
- a CDS encoding T9SS type A sorting domain-containing protein, whose amino-acid sequence is MLANVGVGEIALPAGDYFLQIKPVAGAGCKAFLHFSIAKEPINFVPFRDDFSNQFATLSRSSIYAQYEKWEIGKQVYVNATLPIDPPTIGVATFDGLDEYGLPYFVSDTLQTGSADTLLSRPFCEFSQYAANPLYLSFFFQAKGNGDIPNPPDSLVLELKDNRGIWNKVWEMRGEALQAYLDTFTMVSFRIKDDLISDGGDTATFYADDFQFRFRNKATITGYNDHWHIDYVQITPDSLMQTSLQDVGFIYPAKPMLKRYWAMPWKHFIDNTDTEYSENIQFTLRNNSSVSNGGIQLNLRTSEMCSGMILKDSLYRTAPALEPLIPYIIDYAEVAGGTVPLRRNIVFNDEDFDDRRDVVLRSEYYFDDGSGALDVDQVTQDQIFSNYFAYDDGSAEKAYGLQGASAELAYRFYLNKPDSITGIKVYFTDIVGDLAANRLEFKVWKSIDFEDNPDVSDSTLYVSSEVQYRLSENERDCFAKYDFGTKIPVDSVFYIGFRQIDEDPLNIGFDVNSLGIDTLYIEKIDSITQSGDTIKHTESLYTPLNFGRKNLFYNADGVWRQSIQFGSLMLQPIMANNFNVTYTGNEELPLEQAAETAVRIYPNPTENLLNIQVLSDDFNQYIVKLYDLSGKMHLQAQNESQIYLGDLPDGLYMIEIQSLQQNNAFVRHKIIKH